Proteins from one Rosa chinensis cultivar Old Blush chromosome 7, RchiOBHm-V2, whole genome shotgun sequence genomic window:
- the LOC112178479 gene encoding uncharacterized protein LOC112178479 yields MKRLWAKYRQSRDEDLEELCTTNALVVAAVAEAEASSGSRRRGSQSGRSPNEERFRESRGKNMMGDYFVERPVFSEEIFRTRYRMSHNVFNRISSDLCGSDPYFVQKSDAAGKVGLLPQQKLTCSLRMLAYGAGADQCAEYCRMAKSTSIEALKRFTRGIVNLYSAEYLRAPNPADLRRLLTKAERRGFPGMIGSIDCMHWQWKNCPTGWVGEYSGRKRVPTIILEAVASYDTWIWHAFFGMPGSCNDLNVLAKSPLFDELTAGRAPRIQFQANNRIHNLGYYLANGIYPQWATFVKSIPRPTRPKDLKFSQAQEGYRKDVERCFGILQSRFSIVRGAARGWEREDLRCIMLTCIILHNMIIEDERPDDSDEDLESDEEEDNNMRPRLAQVWEGPTGDDFDPVGRDGYYFNGFMDRYDAIRCANSHSNLQEDLIEHFWNVQCNMEI; encoded by the coding sequence ATGAAGAGATTGTGGGCTAAGTATCGACAATCTCGAGATGAAGATCTTGAAGAGCTGTGTACGACTAATGCTCTTGTGGTAGCAGCAGTCGCTGAAGCTGAAGCTTCCTCCGGATCACGACGACGGGGTTCTCAATCGGGGCGTTCACCGAATGAGGAGCGATTTAGGGAATCAAGAGGGAAAAACATGATGGGAGATTACTTTGTGGAGCGTCCAGTTTTCAGTGAAGAGATAttccggacaaggtacaggatGAGTCATAATGTGTTCAACCGCATCTCCAGTGATCTTTGTGGTAGCGACCCGTACTTTGTCCAGAAATCAGATGCTGCAGGCAAAGTCGGACTACTTCCCCAGCAGAAGCTGACATGTTCCTTAAGAATGCTTGCTTATGGTGCCGGGGCAGATCAATGTGCTGAGTATTGTCGGATGGCAAAATCTACCTCCATTGAGGCTCTGAAACGATTTACAAGAGGAATCGTTAATCTGTACTCGGCAGAATACCTTCGGGCTCCCAATCCGGCCGACCTCAGAAGACTTCTCACCAAAGCTGAGAGAAGGGGCTTTCCTGGGATGATTGGAAGCATCGACTGCATGCactggcaatggaagaattgcccaACAGGTTGGGTTGGAGAATACAGCGGTCGAAAACGTGTGCCAACTATCATCCTCGAAGCAGTCGCTTCTTATGACACATGGATATGGCATGCCTTCTTTGGAATGCCTGGATCATGCAACGACCTCAACGTCCTTGCTAAGTCCCCGTTGTTTGACGAGCTCACTGCTGGTCGAGCCCCTCGGATCCAATTTCAAGCGAATAACAGGATTCACAATTTAGGGTACTATCTCGCTAATGGTATCTATCCGCAATGGGCGACTTTCGTAAAATCAATTCCAAGGCCTACACGACCCAAGGATCTGAAGTTTTCCCAGGCTCAAGAGGGGTACAGGAAAGATGTCGAAAGATGTTTCGGCATTTTACAGTCGCGCTTTAGTATTGTTCGAGGAGCGGCTCGTGGCTGGGAAAGAGAAGACCTTCGATGCATCATGCTGacttgtattatattacacaacatgataatCGAGGATGAAAGACCAGATGACAGCGATGAGGATTTGGAgtccgatgaagaagaggataacAATATGAGGCCCAGGTTGGCCCAGGTTTGGGAAGGACCCACTGGTGATGACTTCgatcctgttggtagagatggtTATTACTTCAACGGATTCATGGATCGATACGATGCCATTAGATGTGCAAACAGTCACTCAAACCTTCAAGAAGATCTGATAGAGCATTTCTGGAACGTTCAATGCAACATGGAGATCTAG
- the LOC112177155 gene encoding serine/threonine-protein kinase SAPK2 isoform X2 has product MERYEIVKDIGSGNFGVARLVRDKWTRELFAVKFIERGQKIDEHVQREIMNHRSLKHPNIVQFKEVLLTPTHLAIVMEYAAGGELFGRICNAGRFSENEARFFFQQLISGVSYCHSMSLLQSQPKSTVGTPAYIAPEVLSKKQYDGKIADVWSCGVTLYVMLVGAYPFEDPDDPNNFRKTIDRILGVQYSIPDHVQVSIECKHLLSQIFVEKPEKRITIAGIKNHPWFLKNLPMELMEGGSWQSNDVNIPSQSTEEVMSIIQEARKSVQSPNAVTHLIEGSMDLDDLDAEVEDIETSGDFVCHVSS; this is encoded by the exons ATGGAGAGGTATGAGATTGTGAAAGATATTGGGTCTGGGAATTTTGGGGTGGCAAGGTTGGTCAGAGATAAGTGGACCAGAGAACTCTTCGCTGTTAAGTTCATTGAGAGAGGCCAGAAG ATAGATGAACATGTGCAAAGGGAAATCATGAACCACAGATCGTTGAAGCATCCCAATATTGTTCAATTCAAAGAG GTTCTTCTGACACCAACTCATCTAGCCATAGTAATGGAGTATGCTGCTGGAGGAGAACTCTTTGGGAGAATATGCAATGCTGGTAGATTTAGTGAGAATGAG GCAAGGTTTTTCTTCCAGCAATTGATATCTGGAGTCAGTTACTGTCATTCAATG TCACTACTGCAGTCTCAGCCAAAATCAACTGTAGGAACACCAGCCTATATTGCTCCTGAGGTCCTATCTAAAAAGCAATATGATGGAAAA ATTGCAGATGTTTGGTCTTGTGGAGTCACCTTATATGTGATGCTAGTTGGAGCTTATCCTTTTGAAGATCCTGATGATCCTAACAACTTCAGAAAAACAATTGAT CGGATCCTTGGCGTACAGTACTCAATTCCAGATCATGTTCAAGTTTCCATTGAATGTAAACATCTTTTATCTCAGATATTTGTGGAAAAACCCGAAAAG AGAATAACAATCGCAGGAATTAAAAACCACCCTTGGTTCTTAAAGAACTTACCCATGGAACTGATGGAAGGAGGAAGTTGGCAGAGCAATGATGTAAATATTCCATCTCAAAGCACTGAAGAAGTTATGTCCATAATTCAAGAGGCAAGAAAATCAGTACAGTCCCCAAACGCAGTTACGCATCTCATCGAAGGCAGCATGGATCTTGATGATTTGGATGCTGAAGTTGAAGACATTGAAACAAGTGGTGATTTTGTATGTCACGTGAGTAGTTAA
- the LOC112177155 gene encoding serine/threonine-protein kinase SAPK2 isoform X1 yields MERYEIVKDIGSGNFGVARLVRDKWTRELFAVKFIERGQKIDEHVQREIMNHRSLKHPNIVQFKEVLLTPTHLAIVMEYAAGGELFGRICNAGRFSENEARFFFQQLISGVSYCHSMQICHRDLKLENTLLDGSTAPHVKICDFGYSKSLLQSQPKSTVGTPAYIAPEVLSKKQYDGKIADVWSCGVTLYVMLVGAYPFEDPDDPNNFRKTIDRILGVQYSIPDHVQVSIECKHLLSQIFVEKPEKRITIAGIKNHPWFLKNLPMELMEGGSWQSNDVNIPSQSTEEVMSIIQEARKSVQSPNAVTHLIEGSMDLDDLDAEVEDIETSGDFVCHVSS; encoded by the exons ATGGAGAGGTATGAGATTGTGAAAGATATTGGGTCTGGGAATTTTGGGGTGGCAAGGTTGGTCAGAGATAAGTGGACCAGAGAACTCTTCGCTGTTAAGTTCATTGAGAGAGGCCAGAAG ATAGATGAACATGTGCAAAGGGAAATCATGAACCACAGATCGTTGAAGCATCCCAATATTGTTCAATTCAAAGAG GTTCTTCTGACACCAACTCATCTAGCCATAGTAATGGAGTATGCTGCTGGAGGAGAACTCTTTGGGAGAATATGCAATGCTGGTAGATTTAGTGAGAATGAG GCAAGGTTTTTCTTCCAGCAATTGATATCTGGAGTCAGTTACTGTCATTCAATG CAAATATGTCACAGAGACCTTAAGCTTGAAAATACACTCTTAGATGGCAGCACAGCACCTCATGtcaaaatatgtgattttggatACTCAAAG TCACTACTGCAGTCTCAGCCAAAATCAACTGTAGGAACACCAGCCTATATTGCTCCTGAGGTCCTATCTAAAAAGCAATATGATGGAAAA ATTGCAGATGTTTGGTCTTGTGGAGTCACCTTATATGTGATGCTAGTTGGAGCTTATCCTTTTGAAGATCCTGATGATCCTAACAACTTCAGAAAAACAATTGAT CGGATCCTTGGCGTACAGTACTCAATTCCAGATCATGTTCAAGTTTCCATTGAATGTAAACATCTTTTATCTCAGATATTTGTGGAAAAACCCGAAAAG AGAATAACAATCGCAGGAATTAAAAACCACCCTTGGTTCTTAAAGAACTTACCCATGGAACTGATGGAAGGAGGAAGTTGGCAGAGCAATGATGTAAATATTCCATCTCAAAGCACTGAAGAAGTTATGTCCATAATTCAAGAGGCAAGAAAATCAGTACAGTCCCCAAACGCAGTTACGCATCTCATCGAAGGCAGCATGGATCTTGATGATTTGGATGCTGAAGTTGAAGACATTGAAACAAGTGGTGATTTTGTATGTCACGTGAGTAGTTAA
- the LOC112178480 gene encoding uncharacterized protein LOC112178480 → MVHLPSEYILDRWTKNAKVGRVWDDDGVEVKDDGDKSLMMRYIQLSQLSQAVIDEASLSPETTKYFTDGLHSLRLGIKELLSSLGVEELPSTKKRIPQQILIEEPSQSKAKGSGKRLKSSKEIAMNKQRNCGKCGKSRHNIKTCDKHNNDNTNGSSIQINPTEQSNEAPLSM, encoded by the exons ATGGTACATTTGCCAAGTGAATACATCTTGGATAGGTGGACAAAAAATGCAAAAGTTGGAAGAGTTTGGGATGATGATGGTGTCGAAGTGAAAGATGATGGTGATAAGTCATTGATGATGAGATATATTCAATTATCTCAACTTTCACAAGCTGTAATTGATGAGGCGTCTCTTTCAccagaaacaacaaaatatttcaCAGATGGACTCCATTCGCTTCGCCTTGGTATTAAAGAACTTCTCTCAAGTCTGGGTGTTGAGGAACTTCCATCCACAAAGAAAAGAATACCTCAGCAAATACTCATTGAAGAACCATCTCAATCAAAggctaaaggaagtgggaagaGGTTGAAGTCATCCaaagaaattgcaatgaataaGCAGAGAAACTGTGGAAAATGTGGTAAAAGTAGGCATAACATAAAAACATGTGACAAGCACAATAATGACAATACTAATGG GTCAAGTATACAAATCAACCCCACTGAGCAATCAAATGAAGCACCACTTAGCATGTAA